The genome window TTTTCAATATAGTAGCTATGGCTACCTTAGCTAGCTTGGCTTTAGACGTTGCAGCACCCCGAACACTATGCGGGCTAAATATATCGGTGTCCACACCTGCTTCCTTCATCACCTCTTTCACCCATCTGGATATAGTGTCCTTAGCCACTGGTCCATGAGGCTTAATGGAGCTAATAAACAGGCTTTTATGCTCGCCTCTCAAGAACTCCGTTCGCTTCAGATACTCCAATAGAGCTGCACATAGACACAACCGCCTATCCGGCGCATCAGCATTGATAACAAGCTCTTCTTGCTGAAACCAAGGTCTTGTCTGCTTCAGCAAGTCACCAAAGCGAATCTTTAATACGGTCTCTGATAAGGATATATTTCTGATGTCTATTAGATGCAGTGTCTGGCACCGGGCCCCGGTAAGTAATGCCATGAGCATTACCACTTTGATGGAAAGCTGTTTTAGGGACAGCTCTGTCACAGGTGACAGAGACCTGAGGTGTGCTAGAACCACAGAAACGTCCCAAGTCACCACTGCCTTAGGCAGCGCAGGCCTAAGATTAAACAAGCCTCTCATGAACTTATTCACCACATAAATAGTCCCAAACGGCTTTCCATCAACAGTGATAATGCCCGATAAAGCACACCCAGCGGTGTTTATCGCTGAGTACCCCAGTCCCTTTTTATATAGGGAAGTCGGGAAACGTAGGGCTAGGTTAACATCCGGAACCATGGGGTCACAGTTCCGTTCGTTACAAAAGGTGAACCATTTAAGCAAGTAACCATTGTATTGCTTTTTCGTTCCATCCCGCCATGCTGCCGAAAGAACGTCCTTGGCAATGTGATCGAGCTCCTCATCAGTCTCTCCTGATTCCCGACCAAGGCTGCCACCAGTCTCATTTCCGGCAGTTTGTTTACTTTTTCCGGATTCGGGTGGCTGATGAGTGGTCCCCTGCTGTAAAGTAGAACAGGAGAATCAATCAGTAATCTGCTTACTGTCGTGAACAAAGGTTGTGTCGGCCATAAGGGGAAGACAATGATCGCAACTGCTCCGTCTGCCTGAATTTTCTTCAGCGTTTTCCCAATCAGACAGAAAGGTGGGAAGGCATAAACAAACCTGCCCTCCCATGAGACTGAGAATGCATCTACTGCTTCACAGTCAGGGTCAGGCTGCCACGAGTAATAAGGCTTAACCTTGTAATTTAGCCGGGAAGCAAACAAATCAATCTGTGGCATACCCCATATTTCAGCTATGCAGCTGAATACCATAAAGTCTAGAGACCATTCACCATTGTGATGGTACGTACGGCTCTGTGCATCTGCTCGCACGTTGAGTGCACGAGGCAAATAAGTAGCTGTAACAAAGAGCTTCCTCTCAGTGCACCACATCCACAGCTCTCTGCATCTGCTCGCACGTTGAGTGCACGAGGCAAATAAGTAGCTGTAACAAAGAGCTTCCTCTCAGTGCACCACATCCACAGCTCTCTGGCAGTAGCGTTGCACTCCTTCTTCCTACCCCCCATATGGTTGATGTAAACCACCGTGGTAGTATTAACGCTCTTGATAAGGATGTGCTGATCAAATGCATCAGTACAGAACGCTTTTATGGTGAAGAGCGCTGCCATGATCTCTAGCTGGTTAATGTGCCTAGTACGTTCCTCTAGACCCCAGTTACGCCCTGTCTCTCTATTTTGACAAGTGCCACCCCACCCAATGTGGGATGCATCAGAGGTAAGAACTACATCAGGTGGTCTCCTGGTAATCGGGGCTGATGTTGTGGCAATGTTGCTCTTCCACCAGGCCAAATCCCCCCTACAAACCTGCGGGATCTCAAGTTTTGCCTAAAAATTGCCACTACTGAGCTTCAAACACTGTGTTTTGAAATTGTCCAAGGTCCTATAGTAGAGTTGCCCAAGTTCCACTGCTGGAAAACTAGCAACCATCAAGCCAATGGCTTCAGCCAGCCTCCTAATAGTAACTCTACCCCGCTGGTTCAAAAGCCTCTCCACCACAGCGGACATCTTTTGAATTCTCTCTTCTGTCAAAGTCACAATCATCAGCACTGAGTTGATGATGAAACCAAGGAAAATACGCTGTTGAGCAGGCTTGAACCTAGATTTGACTGGGTGAACTACCCAGCCCTATTCTTCAGAATAATTCACTGTCTCCATGACATTGTCTTCACAACCGCTCTCATCACCTACAAGGAAGGAGTCGTCAATAAACGATGTAATGAGATGGCCTCTCTTCCGCAACTCCGCCAACATTACCTTAGTAATTTTGGTGAAAATGCGTGGAGCTGAGCTAAGCCCATTTGGGAGTGCTGTAAACTGAAAAAGTTTACCACCCCAAATAAATTTCAGATACTTCCTGTCCCCCTTCCTGACCGGGACAGAAAAGTAGGCATCTTTCCAATCAATAGAGGCCATGAAGCAGTTGGGAAAAACAAGGTCAAGGGCGGCTTGGaaggtttccatcttgaaatggtGGTAGGTAATATCATCATTAAGCTCAGATAAATCATGGATGACCCTAATATCCCCATCCTTCTTATCCCTGGTGAAAATATTGGAGATAAATTGCCCTGGCTCATGCCAAGTAGGCTCAATGATGGCCTTGGACAACATCGATTTAATCTTGTCATCAATGCGTCTTAATTTATCTGGATCAAATTTGTAAGGTTTTGGTATAAACCGTTGTTCAGGGATCTGGTCGAATTCCAGGGTCACCCCCGAGATCTGATGAGAATCTGAGAGTCAGATGTCATTGTTCTCCAAAAGGGGAGAAATTGCTTGATTCTACCTGCCTTGAAACCCTCGACCGCCAGTTGAGCCCGTTCCACAGCAAGCCCCAGAATTTCATCAAACTTACCACGCTTACCTACCCCAACTATTTCTTCTGCTGGGCTGAGGCATTGCTCCCTCCTTGGGGTTTGCCTCTCTTTAGGTTCTTGGGCTGGTAACCTCTGCTCCTCTGCTGAGCATAGTGGGGGCGCGACTGGGCACCCTTGTGCCAGTCCCCCGACCCAGCGCTGCGTTGGGTATAGTTACCACAGTACGCTCCACCTCTCTGACCGAAACGCTGACCTCTAGCCGCTGCATTGTGTCGAGGCCCAAAGTTTTTCGGGCGAGCTGGCTCGAGACAAAGTCCTAGCTTCTCCCCTTCGACAATGTCCTTCATTGTTTGTTGGAGGTCAGAGCCGAACAGCAGTGCCGTCTCCTCTTTCACCTTTCCTGCTAGCTTCTGTGCCCTCTCCGGTAGAACCCGCTTGATAGCCTGCCTTCTGAGCACGTTAAGCTCGTGCAGTGCGTTGCCAGCAATGGCCAACGCATCCATTGCCAGTAGGATAGCCAGCCCAGTATCGGGGATCTTCTTGCTTTGTCTGGTCTCGTAGAGAATGTCCACTAACTTTACAATGGGCAAAGCACTCTTGACAATCTTGTTTCCCACCTTGCTCATGGAGATGTCGAGCATCCTGGGAGATTGTACGATGGCGTCCCAGATCTCCTGGTTAATCCGCGGATTCACCATACTGGGGCAATTCTCTGGCCTGACATACTTCTCACAAAGTACCTTTGCCTGCTCGTCCTGCATCCTTGATGAGAACATGTTGTTGATCAGGGTGCCAAACTTTTCCATGATGGGGGGGCCGACCTCCTCCTCCTGAGCTTTATACGCTTGTAAAAGTTCAAGGAAAAGAGGATCATCCTCAACCTGCTCACTGTCATCGGCACTGCCATCATCGAGGAGCTTGTCAAGCTCAAAATCcacgtcatcatggtcatgtaGCTCGCCCTCGTCACCGAACTCTTCAGTCAACTCCTGATCTTCCTGCTCCATCTCGGCAGCCTTCCTCTTCTTACGTCGCACCGAGTCTAACATGTCGTTAGCACTACCCATCGCCGCAGAAGGGGGGGCCTTGCTTTTGTCGGCCAT of Lineus longissimus chromosome 9, tnLinLong1.2, whole genome shotgun sequence contains these proteins:
- the LOC135493595 gene encoding uncharacterized protein LOC135493595 — encoded protein: MAALFTIKAFCTDAFDQHILIKSVNTTTVVYINHMGGRKKECNATARELWMWCTERKLFVTATYLPRALNVRADAESCGCGALRGSSLLQLLICLVHSTCEQMHRAQGTTHQPPESGKSKQTAGNETGGSLGRESGETDEELDHIAKDVLSAAWRDGTKKQYNGYLLKWFTFCNERNCDPMVPDVNLALRFPTSLYKKGLGYSAINTAGCALSGIITVDGKPFGTIYVVNKFMRGLFNLRPALPKAVVTWDVSVVLAHLRSLSPVTELSLKQLSIKVVMLMALLTGARCQTLHLIDIRNISLSETVLKIRFGDLLKQTRPWFQQEELVINADAPDRRLCLCAALLEYLKRTEFLRGEHKSLFISSIKPHGPVAKDTISRWVKEVMKEAGVDTDIFSPHSVRGAATSKAKLAKVAIATILKTAGWSGERTFAKFYDKKIVHEGQFGEAIYKQ